From the genome of Clostridium sp. BNL1100, one region includes:
- the purB gene encoding adenylosuccinate lyase yields the protein MKNVYESPFNARYASSEMQQIFSPDMKFTTWRKLWIALAEAEKELGLNIIDAQIEQMKKNQDNINYEVAEKYEKEFRHDVMSHVHAFGELCPDAKPIIHLGATSCYVGDNTDIIVMNEALKLVKSKMLILIKKLSDFAMEYKDLPTLGFTHYQPAQLVTVGKRATLWIQELLMDMEDLEHVIENMKLLGSKGTTGTQASFLNLFDGDHEKVKKLEKLIAEKMGFKNVFAVSGQTYPRKLDSRVLGVLSAIAQSAYKFSNDMRLLQSMKEIEEPFEEKQIGSSAMAYKRNPMRCERISSLARYVIVDALNPAITASTQWFERTLDDSANKRISVPEAFLAIDAILNIYINVASGLVVYPKVITKHVLDELPFMATENIMMEAVKRGGDRQELHELIRTHSMEAGKRVKVDGEKNDLIERIAGDARFGMTLEELNSVLEPKNYIGRSPEQVVEFIANEVTPILDTERLADIQVDLKV from the coding sequence ATGAAAAACGTCTATGAAAGTCCTTTTAATGCAAGATATGCAAGCAGTGAAATGCAGCAGATTTTTTCACCGGACATGAAATTTACTACCTGGAGAAAACTCTGGATTGCACTGGCAGAAGCTGAAAAGGAACTGGGATTGAATATAATCGATGCTCAAATTGAGCAAATGAAGAAAAATCAAGATAACATTAATTATGAAGTTGCCGAAAAGTATGAAAAAGAGTTCAGACATGATGTTATGTCTCATGTTCATGCTTTTGGTGAGCTTTGTCCCGACGCAAAGCCTATAATTCATCTTGGAGCAACATCCTGTTATGTAGGAGATAATACCGATATTATAGTAATGAACGAAGCATTGAAGCTTGTAAAAAGTAAAATGCTCATTCTTATTAAGAAACTTTCTGACTTTGCAATGGAGTATAAGGATCTGCCGACGTTAGGTTTCACGCACTATCAACCTGCACAGTTGGTTACAGTAGGTAAAAGAGCTACCTTGTGGATTCAGGAACTTCTGATGGACATGGAAGATTTAGAGCATGTAATTGAAAACATGAAACTCCTTGGCTCAAAGGGTACAACCGGTACACAGGCAAGCTTTTTGAACTTGTTTGACGGTGATCATGAAAAGGTTAAGAAACTTGAAAAACTAATCGCTGAAAAGATGGGCTTTAAAAATGTATTTGCCGTTTCCGGACAGACTTACCCAAGGAAGCTTGACAGCAGAGTTCTTGGTGTATTAAGTGCAATTGCTCAAAGCGCTTACAAATTCAGTAACGATATGAGACTGTTGCAGAGTATGAAGGAAATAGAGGAACCTTTTGAGGAAAAACAGATAGGTTCGTCAGCAATGGCATACAAGCGTAATCCTATGAGATGCGAGAGAATTTCTTCCCTTGCTAGATATGTTATAGTTGATGCTTTAAATCCGGCTATTACAGCGTCAACACAGTGGTTTGAAAGAACACTGGATGACTCGGCAAACAAGAGAATTTCCGTACCTGAAGCTTTTCTTGCAATAGATGCAATACTTAACATATATATTAATGTAGCAAGCGGACTGGTAGTATATCCTAAGGTAATTACAAAGCACGTTTTGGATGAACTTCCTTTTATGGCTACTGAAAATATAATGATGGAAGCCGTTAAGCGTGGGGGAGACAGACAAGAACTCCATGAATTGATAAGGACTCATTCAATGGAAGCCGGTAAGCGTGTTAAAGTTGACGGTGAGAAAAACGATCTCATCGAAAGAATTGCCGGAGATGCACGTTTTGGAATGACACTTGAAGAACTGAATTCCGTGCTGGAACCAAAGAACTATATAGGAAGAAGTCCGGAGCAGGTTGTTGAATTCATAGCGAATGAAGTTACCCCGATACTCGATACAGAACGCTTAGCTGATATTCAGGTTGATTTGAAAGTTTAG
- a CDS encoding GntR family transcriptional regulator, whose amino-acid sequence MINKFSSIPLYLQLKDLLIKKIENNEFPANSQIPSEQDLCQMYDISRPTVRQAVSELTNSGYLYKEKGKGTFVYGRKNVIDIKDYSGFTDSVLDCQTPAEKNIIDLKDIGSSSIGQLNEIFNFNSSMAIAEITYLSFINNQRNEVYSLNKSYISLSLFPDIISQLKDGKSSIDILRGKYPLIPDKSRSILEIVFADQNDSPLLRVQPGQPLIKLQNTLFSKSGQPVEYIISKYRADNCRLLFENSK is encoded by the coding sequence ATGATAAATAAATTTAGCAGCATACCGCTATATTTGCAATTAAAAGATCTATTAATTAAAAAAATAGAAAACAATGAATTTCCTGCAAATTCCCAAATACCTTCCGAACAGGATTTATGCCAGATGTATGACATAAGCAGGCCTACTGTGAGACAAGCTGTCAGTGAGCTGACTAACAGCGGTTATCTTTATAAGGAAAAGGGAAAGGGAACATTTGTATATGGAAGAAAAAACGTAATTGATATTAAAGATTACAGCGGGTTTACAGATTCAGTACTTGACTGCCAGACTCCTGCAGAAAAAAATATTATTGACTTGAAAGATATAGGGAGTTCATCTATAGGTCAACTTAATGAAATATTTAACTTTAATTCAAGTATGGCAATTGCAGAAATAACGTATTTATCATTTATAAATAATCAGAGAAATGAAGTCTATTCTCTTAATAAGTCGTACATATCTCTAAGTCTTTTCCCTGACATTATTTCCCAATTAAAAGATGGAAAATCTTCTATAGATATTTTAAGGGGGAAATACCCTTTAATTCCTGATAAGAGCAGGAGTATACTGGAAATAGTGTTTGCAGACCAAAATGATTCGCCACTTCTGAGAGTTCAGCCTGGTCAGCCACTTATTAAGCTTCAGAATACACTATTTTCAAAAAGCGGTCAGCCTGTTGAATATATAATATCAAAATACAGGGCAGATAACTGCAGATTATTGTTTGAAAATAGTAAATAA